Proteins from a single region of Ascaphus truei isolate aAscTru1 unplaced genomic scaffold, aAscTru1.hap1 HAP1_SCAFFOLD_3435, whole genome shotgun sequence:
- the LOC142483614 gene encoding uncharacterized protein LOC142483614 isoform X1, with amino-acid sequence MGAATLLCCEVCEHCHPPLLRGLRALPPSSAVRSAGTATLCCEVCGHCHPPLLRGLRALPPSSAARSAGTATLLCCEVCGHCHPPLLRGLRALPSSAAGTATLLCCEVCGHCHPPLLRGLRALPPSSAARSAGTATLLCCEVCGHCHPLLRGLRALPPSSAARSAGTATLLCCEVCGHCHPPLLRGLRALPSSSAARSAGTAILLCCEVCGHCHPPLLRGLRALPSSSAARSAGTAILLCCEVCGHCHPPLLRGLRALPPSAARSAGTATLCCEVCGHCHPPLLRGLRALPPSSAARSAGTATLLCCGHCHPSLLRGLRALPPSSAARFAGIATLLCCEVCGHCHPPLLRGLRALPPSAARSYPPLQQILLTNSVGTATLAPLLQGCDFGRDIFYLSAAAGIGLAPHTRYLLHQEGRELRL; translated from the exons ATGGGCGCTGCCACCCTCCTCTGCTGTGAGGTCTGCGAGCACTGCCACCCTCCTCTGCTGCGAGGTCTGCGGGCACTGCCACCCTCCTCTGCTGTGAGGTCTGCGGGCACTGCCACCCTCTGCTGCGAGGTCTGCGGGCACTGCCACCCTCCTCTGCTGCGAGGTCTGCGGGCACTGCCACCCTCCTCTGCTGCGAGGTCTGCGGGCACTGCCACCCTCCTCTGCTGCGAGGTCTGCGGGCACTGCCACCCTCCTCTGCTGCGAGGTCTGCGGGCACTGCCATCCTCTGCTGCGGGCACTGCCACCCTCCTCTGCTGCGAGGTCTGCGGGCACTGCCACCCTCCTCTGCTGCGAGGTCTGCGGGCACTGCCACCCTCCTCTGCTGCGAGGTCTGCGGGCACTGCCACCCTCCTCTGCTGCGAGGTCTGTGGGCACTGCCACCCTCTGCTGCGAGGTCTGCGGGCACTGCCACCCTCCTCTGCTGCGAGGTCTGCGGGCACTGCCACCCTCCTCTGCTGCGAGGTCTGCGGGCACTGCCACCCTCCTCTGCTGCGAGGTCTGCGGGCACTGCCATCCTCCTCTGCTGCGAGGTCTGCGGGCACTGCCATCCTCCTCTGCTGCGAG GTCTGCGGGCACTGCCATCCTCCTCTGCTGCGAGGTCTGCGGGCACTGCCATCCTCCTCTGCTGCGAGGTCTGCGGGCACTGCCATCCTCCTCTGCTGCGAGGTCTGCGGGCACTGCCATCCTCCTCTGCTGCGAGGTCTGCGGGCACTGCCACCCTCTGCTGCGAGGTCTGCGGGCACTGCCACCCTCTGCTGCGAGGTCTGCGGGCACTGCCACCCTCCTCTGCTGCGAGGTCTGCGGGCACTGCCACCCTCCTCTGCTGCGAGGTCTGCGGGCACTGCCACCCTTCTCTGCTGCGGGCACTGCCACCCTTCTCTGCTGCGAGGTTTGCGGGCATTGCCACCCTCCTCTGCTGCGAGGTTTGCGGGCATTGCCACCCTTCTCTGCTGCGAGGTCTGCGGGCATTGCCACCCTCCTCTGCTGCGAGGTCTGCGGGCACTGCCACCCTCTGCTGCGAGGTCCTATCCACCTCTGCAACAGATACTGCTCACTAATTCTGTGGGCACTGCCACCCTCGCTCCGCTACTGCAAGGGTGCGATTTTGGCCGTGACAttttctacctgtctgctgcagcTGGAATAGGACTTGCCCCTCACACCCGCTACCTCCTACATCAGGAAGGCCGTGAACTCCGACTGTGA
- the LOC142483614 gene encoding uncharacterized protein LOC142483614 isoform X2 has product MGAATLLCCEVCEHCHPPLLRGLRALPPSSAVRSAGTATLCCEVCGHCHPPLLRGLRALPPSSAARSAGTATLLCCEVCGHCHPPLLRGLRALPSSAAGTATLLCCEVCGHCHPPLLRGLRALPPSSAARSAGTATLLCCEVCGHCHPLLRGLRALPPSSAARSAGTATLLCCEVCGHCHPPLLRGLRALPPSAARSAGTATLCCEVCGHCHPLLRGLRALPSSSAARSAGTAILLCCEVCGHCHPPLLRGLRALPSSSAARSAGTATLCCEVCGHCHPLLRGLRALPPSSAARSAGTATLLCCEVCGHCHPSLLRALPPFSAARFAGIATLLCCEVCGHCHPSLLRGLRALPPSSAARSAGTATLCCEVLSTSATDTAH; this is encoded by the exons ATGGGCGCTGCCACCCTCCTCTGCTGTGAGGTCTGCGAGCACTGCCACCCTCCTCTGCTGCGAGGTCTGCGGGCACTGCCACCCTCCTCTGCTGTGAGGTCTGCGGGCACTGCCACCCTCTGCTGCGAGGTCTGCGGGCACTGCCACCCTCCTCTGCTGCGAGGTCTGCGGGCACTGCCACCCTCCTCTGCTGCGAGGTCTGCGGGCACTGCCACCCTCCTCTGCTGCGAGGTCTGCGGGCACTGCCACCCTCCTCTGCTGCGAGGTCTGCGGGCACTGCCATCCTCTGCTGCGGGCACTGCCACCCTCCTCTGCTGCGAGGTCTGCGGGCACTGCCACCCTCCTCTGCTGCGAGGTCTGCGGGCACTGCCACCCTCCTCTGCTGCGAGGTCTGCGGGCACTGCCACCCTCCTCTGCTGCGAGGTCTGTGGGCACTGCCACCCTCTGCTGCGAGGTCTGCGGGCACTGCCACCCTCCTCTGCTGCGAGGTCTGCGGGCACTGCCACCCTCCTCTGCTGCGAGGTCTGCGGGCACTGCCACCCTCCTCTGCTGCGAG GTCTGCGGGCACTGCCACCCTCTGCTGCGAGGTCTGCGGGCACTGCCACCCTCTGCTGCGAGGTCTGCGGGCACTGCCACCCTCTGCTGCGAGGTCTGCGGGCACTGCCATCCTCCTCTGCTGCGAGGTCTGCGGGCACTGCCATCCTCCTCTGCTGCGAGGTCTGCGGGCACTGCCATCCTCCTCTGCTGCGAGGTCTGCGGGCACTGCCATCCTCCTCTGCTGCGAGGTCTGCGGGCACTGCCACCCTCTGCTGCGAGGTCTGCGGGCACTGCCACCCTCTGCTGCGAGGTCTGCGGGCACTGCCACCCTCCTCTGCTGCGAGGTCTGCGGGCACTGCCACCCTCCTCTGCTGCGAGGTCTGCGGGCACTGCCACCCTTCTCTGCTGCGGGCACTGCCACCCTTCTCTGCTGCGAGGTTTGCGGGCATTGCCACCCTCCTCTGCTGCGAGGTTTGCGGGCATTGCCACCCTTCTCTGCTGCGAGGTCTGCGGGCATTGCCACCCTCCTCTGCTGCGAGGTCTGCGGGCACTGCCACCCTCTGCTGCGAGGTCCTATCCACCTCTGCAACAGATACTGCTCACTAA
- the LOC142483615 gene encoding histone chaperone asf1a-B has translation MAKVQILNMVVLDNPCPFHNPFQFEVTFECIEDLPDDLEWKIIYVGSAESEEYDQVLDSVLVGPVPAGRHMFVFQADGPNCSLIPESDAVGVTVVLITCTYRGQEFIRVGYYVNNEYADPELRENPPLKADFSQLQRNILASNPRVTRFHINWDSASESKMEDIENVDPTPHTMLPPSCAPIKGLAGALNSIPENSMDCM, from the exons CATGGTGGTCCTGGATAACCCCTGCCCCTTCCACAACCCCTTCCAGTTTGAGGTCACCTTTGAGTGCATCGAAGACCTGCCTGATG ACCTGGAGTGGAAGATAATTTACGTGGGGTCAGCAGAGAGTGAGGAGTACGACCAGGTGCTGGACTCTGTGCTGGTGGGGCCCGTCCCCGCCGGGCGTCACATGTTTGTCTTCCAG GCAGACGGGCCCAATTGCAGTCTGATTCCGGAGTCGGACGCTGTGGGGGTGACGGTGGTGCTCATTACCTGCACGTACCGCGGTCAAGAGTTCATCAGAGTTGGATATTATGTGAACAACGAATACGCAGATCCCGAACTTCGAGAGAACCCTCCCCTCAAAGCAGATTTCAGCCAG CTCCAAAGGAACATCCTGGCATCCAACCCGCGTGTGACCAGATTCCACATAAATTGGGACAGTGCCAGCGAGTCCAAGATGGAGGACATCGAGAATGTGGACCCTACCCCCCATACCATGCTGCCCCCAAGCTGTGCCCCCATCAAGGGACTTGCGGGCGCCCTCAACAGCATACCAGAAAACTCCATGGACTGCATGTGA